In one Mycobacterium sp. NBC_00419 genomic region, the following are encoded:
- a CDS encoding HAD family hydrolase yields MGSGDDDQELAGLEAGRASAQRAADELVAEQASAVARDASMAAHREPAPEPAPEPGPPPADLTAAAFFDVDNTLVQGSSLVHFGRGLAARKYFTYADMLKFVYAQAKFQLTGRENSDDVAEGRRKALAFIEGRSVAELVDVGEEIYDEIIADKIWAGTRALAQMHLDAGQQVWLVTATPYELAATIARRLGFTGALGTVAESQDGVFTGRLVGDILHGLGKAHAVRQLAIREGLNLKRCTAYSDSYNDVPMLSLVGTAVAINPDADLRELARERGWEIRDFRTARKAARIGVPSALALGAIGGALAAAVSRRQEH; encoded by the coding sequence ATGGGTTCCGGGGACGACGACCAGGAGCTCGCGGGTCTAGAAGCCGGCCGAGCAAGCGCGCAGCGTGCGGCCGACGAGCTGGTGGCAGAGCAGGCCAGCGCGGTGGCCCGCGACGCCAGCATGGCCGCACATCGCGAGCCGGCGCCCGAACCCGCGCCCGAACCCGGTCCACCGCCGGCCGATCTGACCGCCGCGGCCTTCTTCGACGTCGACAACACGCTGGTGCAGGGCTCCTCGCTGGTGCACTTCGGCCGGGGCCTGGCAGCGCGTAAGTACTTCACCTACGCCGACATGCTGAAGTTCGTCTACGCACAGGCGAAGTTCCAGCTGACCGGCCGGGAGAACAGCGACGACGTGGCCGAGGGCCGGCGCAAGGCACTGGCGTTCATCGAAGGCCGGTCGGTCGCCGAACTCGTCGACGTCGGCGAGGAGATCTACGACGAGATCATCGCCGACAAGATCTGGGCGGGCACCCGCGCGCTGGCCCAGATGCACCTGGACGCGGGCCAGCAGGTGTGGCTCGTCACCGCGACGCCCTACGAGCTGGCGGCCACCATCGCCCGCCGGCTGGGCTTCACCGGGGCGCTGGGCACCGTCGCGGAGTCCCAGGACGGGGTGTTCACCGGCCGGCTGGTCGGCGACATCCTGCACGGGCTGGGGAAAGCCCACGCCGTGCGTCAGCTGGCCATCCGCGAGGGGCTCAACCTCAAACGCTGTACCGCCTACTCCGACAGCTACAACGACGTACCGATGCTGTCGCTGGTCGGTACCGCCGTGGCAATCAACCCCGACGCCGATCTGCGTGAGCTGGCCCGTGAACGCGGCTGGGAGATCCGCGACTTCCGCACCGCCCGCAAGGCGGCCCGCATCGGAGTGCCGTCGGCGTTGGCCCTGGGCGCGATCGGTGGGGCGCTGGCCGCGGCGGTATCGCGTCGGCAGGAGCACTGA
- a CDS encoding glutaredoxin family protein, whose product MSRRHVELLTRAGCSICERAYARLAELAAELGFELSSVDVDAAAAAGDSALRAEFGDRLPVVLLDGREHSYWEVDEARLRADLAGG is encoded by the coding sequence ATGAGCCGCCGACATGTCGAACTGCTGACCCGCGCCGGGTGCAGCATCTGTGAGCGCGCGTACGCACGGCTGGCGGAGCTGGCCGCCGAACTCGGCTTCGAGTTGTCCAGCGTCGACGTGGACGCCGCCGCGGCCGCCGGGGACAGCGCTCTGCGCGCTGAGTTCGGCGACCGGCTGCCGGTCGTTCTGCTCGACGGCAGGGAGCACAGTTACTGGGAGGTCGACGAGGCGCGGCTGCGAGCCGATTTGGCCGGCGGATGA
- a CDS encoding FAS1-like dehydratase domain-containing protein: MSIASEIIGTHFRYPDYYLVGREKIREFAKAIQTDDPVHFSEEAATAAGYHDLVAPLTFIAIAGRQVQLEIFRNFDVGINLARVIHRDQKIKYHRPIVAGDKLFFDSWLDSVVESHGTVISELRSEVTDEEGRPVMTTIVTMIGEANGEEDNAQIAAIAAAAMRG, encoded by the coding sequence ATGTCCATAGCCAGCGAGATCATCGGCACTCACTTCCGCTACCCGGACTACTACCTGGTCGGGCGCGAGAAGATTCGCGAGTTCGCCAAGGCGATCCAGACCGACGACCCGGTGCACTTCAGCGAGGAGGCCGCCACGGCGGCCGGCTACCACGACCTGGTGGCGCCGCTGACCTTCATCGCGATCGCGGGACGTCAGGTGCAGCTGGAGATCTTCCGCAACTTCGACGTCGGCATCAACCTGGCCCGCGTTATTCACCGCGACCAGAAGATCAAATACCACCGCCCGATCGTCGCCGGCGACAAATTGTTCTTCGACTCCTGGCTGGATTCGGTGGTCGAATCGCATGGGACCGTCATCAGCGAATTGCGCAGCGAAGTCACCGACGAAGAGGGCAGGCCGGTGATGACGACGATTGTCACCATGATCGGCGAAGCCAACGGCGAGGAAGACAACGCCCAGATCGCGGCCATCGCCGCTGCGGCGATGCGCGGCTGA
- a CDS encoding uroporphyrinogen-III synthase encodes MTGHGSGRRKAKPGHITFVGSGPGDPNLLTTRARTVLANAALVFTDPDVPQAVLNVVGTELPPASGPALAPEKGAPREQSLGQDSDGPIADEIAPPVVSVGPDIRPALGDPAEVAKTLVAEAKAGFDVVRLVAGDPLSVDAVITEVNAVARAHAEFEIVPGLPATSAVPTYAGLPLGSAHTVADVRGEVDWAALAAAPGPLILTATASHLPEAARTLIEYGLADGTPCVVTCNGTTCGQRSVETTLAGLLDRATLAGGNDPAGPLTGTLVVTIGKTVAHRAKLNWWESRALYGWTVLVPRTKDQAGEMSDRLVGHGALPIEVPTIAVEPPRSPAQMERAVKGLVDGRYQWVVFTSTNAVRAVWEKFGEFGLDARAFSGVKIACVGESTADRVRAFGVSPELIPSGEQSSLGLLDEFPEYDSIFDPVNRVLLPRADIATETLAEGLRERGWEIEDVTAYRTVRAAPPPAETREMIKTGGFDAVCFTSSSTVRNLVGIAGKPHARTIVACIGPKTAETAAEFGLRVDVQPETAAVGPLVDALAEHAARLRAEGALPPPRKKSRRR; translated from the coding sequence ATGACTGGCCACGGTAGCGGGCGACGCAAGGCGAAGCCGGGACACATCACGTTCGTCGGTTCGGGTCCTGGCGACCCCAACCTGCTGACGACGCGTGCCCGAACTGTGCTCGCCAATGCGGCGCTGGTCTTCACCGATCCCGACGTGCCGCAAGCCGTGCTGAACGTGGTCGGCACCGAACTGCCGCCCGCCTCCGGCCCTGCGCTTGCGCCCGAGAAGGGTGCTCCGCGCGAGCAGAGCCTCGGCCAGGATTCCGACGGCCCCATCGCCGACGAGATCGCCCCGCCGGTGGTGTCGGTCGGCCCCGACATCCGGCCCGCCCTCGGTGACCCCGCCGAGGTGGCCAAGACCCTGGTGGCCGAGGCCAAGGCCGGCTTCGACGTCGTGCGCCTCGTCGCTGGCGACCCGCTGTCGGTGGATGCGGTCATCACCGAGGTCAACGCGGTGGCCAGGGCCCACGCCGAGTTCGAGATCGTGCCCGGGCTGCCTGCCACCAGCGCGGTGCCCACCTACGCAGGCCTGCCGCTGGGATCGGCCCACACCGTCGCCGACGTCCGCGGCGAGGTGGACTGGGCAGCGCTGGCCGCCGCGCCGGGTCCGCTGATCCTCACCGCCACCGCGTCGCACCTTCCCGAGGCCGCCCGCACCCTGATCGAGTACGGCCTGGCCGACGGCACCCCGTGCGTGGTCACCTGCAACGGCACCACCTGCGGGCAGCGTTCGGTGGAGACCACCCTGGCCGGCTTGCTGGATCGCGCCACGCTGGCCGGCGGCAACGACCCGGCCGGTCCGCTGACCGGCACGCTGGTGGTCACCATCGGCAAGACCGTGGCGCATCGCGCCAAGCTGAACTGGTGGGAGAGCCGTGCCCTGTACGGCTGGACCGTGCTGGTGCCGCGCACCAAGGACCAGGCTGGGGAAATGAGCGACCGGCTGGTCGGCCACGGTGCGCTGCCGATCGAGGTGCCCACCATCGCTGTCGAGCCGCCGCGCAGCCCGGCCCAGATGGAAAGGGCCGTCAAGGGTTTGGTGGACGGCCGCTACCAGTGGGTGGTGTTCACCTCCACCAACGCCGTGCGTGCCGTGTGGGAGAAGTTCGGCGAGTTTGGTCTGGACGCCCGCGCGTTCTCGGGTGTGAAGATCGCCTGTGTCGGCGAGTCCACCGCGGATCGGGTGCGGGCCTTCGGTGTCAGTCCCGAGCTGATTCCGTCCGGCGAGCAGTCGTCACTGGGTCTGCTCGACGAATTCCCGGAGTACGACAGCATTTTCGATCCGGTCAACCGGGTGCTGCTGCCGCGTGCCGACATCGCCACCGAAACGCTGGCCGAGGGTCTGCGCGAACGCGGCTGGGAGATCGAGGATGTCACCGCCTACCGCACCGTGCGCGCCGCACCGCCGCCGGCTGAGACCCGCGAGATGATCAAGACCGGCGGGTTCGACGCCGTCTGCTTCACCTCCAGCTCGACGGTGCGCAATCTCGTCGGCATCGCCGGCAAGCCGCACGCCCGCACTATCGTGGCGTGCATCGGGCCCAAGACCGCCGAGACGGCAGCTGAATTCGGTCTGCGGGTCGACGTTCAGCCGGAGACCGCCGCGGTGGGGCCGCTGGTCGACGCGCTGGCCGAGCACGCCGCCCGGCTTCGCGCCGAGGGTGCCCTGCCGCCGCCGCGCAAGAAGAGTCGCCGCCGCTAA
- the hemC gene encoding hydroxymethylbilane synthase: protein MAGSDDTVIRIGTRGSLLATTQAGTIRDELIGRGRRAELVIISTEGDRSHQPVAEIGVGVFTAALREAIADGRVDMAVHSYKDLPTAPDARFIIAAIPRREDPRDALVARDGMVLGELPTGSVIGTSSVRRAAQLKALGLGLEIRPLRGNLDTRLNRVSSGDLDAIVVARAGLARIGRLGDVTETLEPVQMLPAPAQGALAVECRAGDTGLVALLAELDDPDTRAAVTAERTLLAKLEAGCSAPVGAIAEVVESIDDDGRIFEELSLRACVAAADGSDVIRASGIGTPGRSAELGLSVAAELFELGAREVMSNELRDGAVERE, encoded by the coding sequence TTGGCCGGCAGCGACGACACGGTCATCAGGATCGGCACCCGGGGCAGCCTGCTGGCGACCACCCAGGCCGGAACCATCAGAGACGAGCTCATCGGGCGCGGACGTCGCGCCGAGCTGGTGATCATCAGCACCGAAGGCGACCGCTCGCACCAGCCGGTCGCCGAGATCGGTGTGGGGGTGTTCACCGCCGCACTGCGTGAGGCGATCGCCGACGGCCGCGTCGACATGGCCGTGCACTCGTACAAGGATTTGCCGACGGCCCCGGACGCCCGCTTCATCATCGCCGCGATTCCGCGCCGCGAGGACCCGCGCGACGCCTTGGTCGCCCGCGACGGCATGGTTTTGGGGGAGTTGCCCACCGGCTCGGTGATCGGCACATCGTCCGTGCGCAGGGCCGCGCAGCTTAAAGCACTGGGTCTCGGTTTGGAAATCCGCCCCCTAAGAGGCAACCTAGATACCAGGTTGAACAGGGTAAGCAGCGGTGATCTCGACGCCATCGTGGTAGCCCGGGCGGGGCTGGCCCGCATCGGACGACTGGGTGATGTCACCGAGACGCTGGAGCCGGTGCAGATGTTGCCAGCACCAGCTCAAGGTGCGCTTGCGGTCGAGTGCCGCGCGGGCGATACCGGGCTTGTGGCGCTGTTGGCGGAGTTGGATGACCCCGACACCCGCGCCGCAGTCACCGCAGAGCGAACCCTGCTCGCCAAACTGGAGGCCGGGTGTTCGGCACCCGTGGGCGCGATCGCAGAGGTGGTCGAGTCCATTGATGACGACGGCCGGATCTTCGAGGAGCTGTCGCTACGCGCCTGCGTGGCGGCGGCAGACGGATCCGACGTGATCCGTGCGTCCGGAATCGGAACGCCCGGCCGGTCCGCAGAGCTTGGGCTCTCGGTCGCCGCGGAGTTGTTCGAGCTCGGTGCGCGCGAAGTCATGTCGAACGAACTCCGCGATGGAGCGGTGGAGCGGGAGTGA
- a CDS encoding glutamyl-tRNA reductase, whose translation MSVLLFGVSHRSAPVSVLEQLSTDESDQVKIIDQVLQSPLVTEAMVLSTCNRVEVYAVVDAFHGGLSAIGQVLAEHSGMSMGDLTKYAYVRYSEAAVEHLFAVTSGLDSAVIGEQQVLGQVRRAYASAEANRTVGRVLHDLAQRALSVGKRVHNETAIDAAGASVVSVALDIAGRRLAGAAGSATSESGLAGRTAAVVGAGSMGGLSVAHLVRAGVTHIHVVNRSLPRAQRLAESIRAQGVGAEALTLEDLPIALAAVDVVVSCTGAVRPVVSLADVHHALAAAQRDEAAAPLVLCDLGMPRDVDPAVAGLPGVSVIDMDRVQREPSARAAAADAEAARQIVAGEVAAYLAGQRMAEVTPTVTALRQRAADVVESELLRLENRLPGLDDTQRDEVARTVRRVVDKLLHAPTVRVKQLASAPGGDTYAEALRELFELDPQAVDAVAAGELPLITPEFDSGLPEHTE comes from the coding sequence GTGAGCGTCCTGCTCTTCGGGGTGTCGCATCGAAGCGCTCCGGTCTCCGTGCTCGAACAGCTGTCGACCGACGAGTCCGACCAGGTCAAGATCATCGACCAGGTGCTGCAGTCCCCGCTGGTGACCGAGGCCATGGTGCTGTCGACCTGCAACCGGGTCGAGGTCTACGCGGTGGTCGACGCCTTCCACGGCGGACTGTCGGCCATCGGCCAGGTGCTCGCGGAGCATTCCGGCATGTCGATGGGTGACCTCACCAAGTACGCCTACGTCCGCTACAGCGAGGCCGCCGTCGAGCATCTCTTCGCGGTGACGAGCGGACTGGACAGCGCGGTGATCGGCGAGCAGCAGGTGCTCGGCCAGGTCCGCCGCGCCTACGCCAGCGCCGAAGCCAACCGCACGGTCGGTCGTGTCCTGCACGACCTGGCCCAGCGCGCCCTGTCGGTGGGCAAGCGGGTGCACAACGAAACTGCGATCGACGCCGCGGGCGCGAGCGTGGTGTCGGTGGCCCTGGACATCGCGGGTCGGCGGCTGGCCGGAGCCGCCGGGTCGGCGACATCAGAGAGCGGATTGGCCGGCCGTACTGCGGCCGTGGTCGGTGCCGGCTCGATGGGCGGACTGTCGGTCGCGCACCTGGTGCGGGCCGGGGTCACCCACATCCACGTCGTCAACCGCTCGCTGCCCCGCGCACAGCGGCTGGCCGAGAGCATCCGCGCGCAGGGTGTGGGAGCCGAGGCCCTGACGCTGGAGGATCTGCCGATCGCGCTGGCCGCCGTCGACGTCGTGGTCAGCTGCACCGGGGCGGTGCGGCCGGTCGTCTCGCTGGCCGACGTGCACCACGCGTTGGCCGCGGCGCAGCGCGACGAGGCCGCGGCGCCGCTGGTGCTGTGTGACCTGGGCATGCCCCGCGATGTCGATCCCGCGGTTGCCGGGCTGCCCGGCGTTTCCGTCATCGACATGGACCGGGTGCAGCGCGAGCCGTCGGCCCGGGCTGCGGCCGCCGACGCCGAGGCCGCCCGCCAGATCGTCGCCGGCGAGGTTGCTGCCTACCTGGCCGGCCAGCGGATGGCGGAGGTCACCCCGACCGTCACCGCACTTCGTCAGCGCGCCGCCGACGTCGTGGAGTCCGAGCTGCTGCGGCTGGAGAACCGGCTTCCCGGCCTGGACGACACCCAGCGCGACGAGGTCGCCCGCACCGTCCGCCGGGTCGTCGACAAGCTGCTGCACGCCCCGACCGTGCGGGTCAAGCAGCTGGCCAGCGCCCCCGGCGGCGACACCTACGCCGAAGCGCTGCGCGAGCTTTTCGAACTCGATCCGCAGGCCGTGGATGCCGTGGCCGCCGGTGAACTGCCCTTGATCACACCGGAATTCGATTCCGGTCTGCCCGAACACACCGAGTAG